A genome region from Penicillium psychrofluorescens genome assembly, chromosome: 3 includes the following:
- a CDS encoding uncharacterized protein (ID:PFLUO_004623-T1.cds;~source:funannotate) produces MVSSDIATRELENPIDVAEYLFRRLHEVGVRSVHGVPGDYNLAALDYVPKCGLNWVGNCNELNAGYAADGYARVKGISALVTTFGVGELSALNAIAGAYSEFVPIVHIVGQPNTKSQRDGMLLHHTLGNGDFNVFTRMSEDISCYVARLNDPLDAATLIDSAIRQCWIRSRPVYVALPTDIVNAKVNGDRLKKPIDLSLPENNPEKEDYVVEVVLKYLRAAKNPVILVDACAIRHRTLEEVHDLVEASGLPTFVTPMGKGAVDETHKNFGGVYAGNGSNPGVGEVVESSDLVLSIGAIKSDFNTSGFTYRIGQLNTIDFHSTYVRVRYSEYPDTNMKGVLRKIIQRMGTLSPASVPQVNNRLPDSELKSSDQTITHAWLWPTVGQWLKPHDIVLTETGTANFGIWDTRFPAQVTAISQVLWGSIGYSLGSCQGAAMAAKEQGNRRTILFIGDGSTQLTVQELSTMLSNKLNPIIFVICNEGYTIERYIHGWDASYNDIQPWDYFNIPKVFGAKEGYKGYRIKTRDELTKLFADQAFCHHDSLQLVELYMPREDAPAALKLTAEAAATLNK; encoded by the exons ATGGTGTCCTCCGACATCGCGACCCGGGAGCTCGAGAACCCCATTGATGTGGCCGAGTATCTGTTTCGGCGCCTGCACGAGGTGGGCGTCCGATCCGTGCACGGGGTTCCGGGAGACTACAACCTCGCGGCCTTGGATTACGTGCCCAAGTGCGGGCTGAACTGGGTGGGCAACTGCAACGAGCTCAATGCCG GCTACGCCGCCGATGGCTATGCACGCGTCAAGGGCATCAGCGCTCTGGTCACTACCTTTGGCGTGGGAGAGCTGTCGGCCCTCAATGCCATCGCTGGTGCATACTCTGAATTCGTCCCCATCGTCCACATCGTGGGCCAGCCGAACACCAAGTCGCAGCGCGATGGCATGCTGCTGCACCATACCCTGGGCAACGGCGATTTCAATGTTTTCACCAGAATGAGCGAGGATATCTCGTGCTATGTGGCCCGTCTGAACGACCCCCTCGACGCCGCAACTCTGATCGACAGTGCCATCCGCCAATGCTGGATCCGCAGCCGTCCGGTCTATGTGGCCCTCCCGACCGACATTGTGAACGCCAAGGTGAACGGCGATCGTCTGAAGAAGCCCATTGATTTGTCGCTGCCTGAGAACAATcccgagaaggaagactACGTGGTGGAGGTCGTGTTGAAGTATCTCCGGGCCGCCAAGAATCCCGTGATTCTGGTCGACGCCTGCGCGATTCGGCATCGCACTCTGGAGGAGGTGCATGACTTGGTGGAAGCTTCGGGCCTGCCTACGTTTGTGACCCCCATGGGCAAGGGGGCGGTGGATGAGACGCACAAGAATTTCGGGGGTGTCTACGCTGGCAACGGGTCCAACCCGGGCGTGGGCGAGGTGGTTGAGTCCTCGGATCTGGTCCTCAGCATCGGCGCAATCAAGTCCGATTTCAATACGTCTGGATTCACCTACCGCATCGGACAACTCAACACCATTGATTTCCACAGCACCTACGTGCGGGTGCGTTATTCCGAGTATCCGGACACCAACATGAAGGGCGTTCTGCGGAAGATCATCCAGCGCATGGGTACCCTCAGCCCAGCCTCTGTGCCTCAAGTCAACAACCGACTGCCCGACAGTGAGCTCAAATCCTCCGACCAGACCATCACCCATGCCTGGCTGTGGCCGACAGTGGGCCAGTGGCTGAAGCCCCACGATATCGTGCTTACCGAAACCGGTACCGCTAACTTTGGCATCTGGGACACTCGATTCCCCGCCCAGGTGACTGCCATCAGCCAGGTCCTCTGGGGCAGCATTGGGTACTCGCTCGGATCCTGCCAGGGCGCTgccatggccgccaaggaACAGGGCAATCGCCggaccatcctcttcatTGGCGACGGCAGCACTCAGTTGACCGTGCAGGAGCTGAGCACGATGCTCAGTAACAAGTTGAACCCCATTAT CTTCGTGATCTGCAACGAAGGATACACGATTGAACGGTACATCCATGGATGGGATGCGAGTTACAACGACATCCAGCCCTGGGACTACTTCAACATCCCCAAGGTCTTCGGGGCCAAGGAAGGCTATAAGGGATACCGCATCAAGACTCGGGATGAGCTCACCAAACTGTTTGCAGATCAGGCTTTCTGCCACCATGATAGTCTCCAG TTGGTTGAGCTGTACATGCCTCGCGAGGACGCACCAGCCGCTCTCAAATTGACCGCCGAGGCTGCAGCTACACTGAACAAGTAA